One genomic region from Arthrobacter sp. FB24 encodes:
- the nrdR gene encoding transcriptional regulator NrdR, translated as MYCPFCRNPDSRVVDSRMADDGSAIRRRRQCPECGRRFTTVETTSLTVIKRSGVGEPFSRSKVINGVRKACQGRPVTEDDLAMLAQEVEETIRASGAAEIEAHEVGLAILSPLQKLDEVAYLRFASVYQAFESLEDFETAISILRHEAEVEAKAAKGKSSEKSPL; from the coding sequence GTGTACTGTCCGTTTTGCCGCAACCCTGATTCCCGCGTCGTGGACAGTCGCATGGCCGACGATGGTTCCGCCATCCGCCGCCGCCGGCAGTGTCCTGAATGCGGCCGCCGCTTCACCACCGTGGAGACCACCAGCCTCACGGTGATCAAGCGTTCCGGTGTCGGCGAGCCATTCAGCCGAAGCAAGGTAATCAACGGCGTACGGAAAGCCTGCCAGGGCCGCCCCGTGACTGAAGACGATCTTGCCATGCTGGCGCAGGAAGTCGAGGAAACGATCCGCGCGTCCGGCGCTGCGGAAATTGAGGCCCACGAGGTGGGCCTGGCCATCCTCAGCCCGCTCCAGAAACTGGACGAAGTCGCTTATCTTCGGTTCGCGAGCGTGTACCAGGCATTCGAATCCCTGGAAGATTTTGAGACAGCTATTTCCATCCTCCGCCATGAAGCGGAAGTCGAAGCCAAGGCCGCCAAGGGCAAGAGCTCCGAGAAGAGCCCACTCTAG
- a CDS encoding transporter substrate-binding domain-containing protein: MPGLQQTKAARPRTATVIGAMLALAAMLFGAAGAAAAPADAPGAAGAAHQAAGSSHPAAAPSSLSGKTFVIGTDTTFAPFEFRDAGGELTGIDMDIIREIAKNQGFAVEIKSLGFNAALQALSSNQVDGVIAGMSITEPRKQIYDFSDPYFESGVQMAVAKSNTDVKGYEDLKGKTVTAKTGSEGETFAKSIAGQYGFTVKALDQSATMYELVKSGNAVAVFDDYPVLAYGIS; this comes from the coding sequence TTGCCCGGACTCCAGCAGACCAAGGCCGCCAGGCCTCGGACGGCCACAGTCATCGGAGCCATGCTGGCCCTGGCCGCGATGCTCTTCGGTGCCGCCGGCGCCGCCGCGGCGCCGGCGGACGCACCAGGCGCCGCAGGCGCAGCGCACCAGGCTGCCGGTTCATCGCATCCGGCCGCCGCGCCGTCGAGCCTTTCCGGAAAGACCTTCGTCATCGGCACGGACACCACGTTCGCCCCGTTCGAATTCCGTGATGCCGGCGGTGAACTGACCGGCATCGACATGGACATCATCCGCGAGATCGCCAAGAACCAGGGATTCGCCGTCGAGATCAAATCGCTCGGCTTCAACGCGGCCCTGCAGGCGCTGTCCTCCAACCAAGTGGACGGCGTCATCGCCGGCATGTCCATCACGGAACCCCGCAAGCAGATCTACGACTTCTCCGACCCCTACTTCGAGTCGGGCGTGCAGATGGCCGTTGCCAAGTCCAACACGGACGTCAAGGGATACGAAGACCTCAAGGGCAAGACGGTTACGGCCAAAACCGGCAGCGAGGGCGAAACGTTCGCCAAGTCGATCGCCGGCCAGTACGGCTTTACCGTTAAGGCCCTGGACCAGTCGGCCACCATGTACGAGCTCGTAAAGTCAGGGAACGCCGTCGCCGTTTTCGATGACTATCCGGTTCTGGCCTACGGCATCAGCTAG
- the panB gene encoding 3-methyl-2-oxobutanoate hydroxymethyltransferase gives MATSNSSDSSMSAEVPAPYGNGPANAPATPSDTAKKPVARIRTHHLQQAKDKGEHFAMLTAYEQYTAEIFDEAGIEVLLVGDSASNNVFGNETSLPVTVDELLPLCRAVARSAKRALVVADLPFGSYEVSAEQAVATGVRFLKEGLAHAVKIEGGKFYADTVRAMVQAGIPVMAHIGFTPQSEHSLGGYRVQGRGDDAQRLIDDAVALAEAGAFSVLMEMVPAATAAAVDAAIAVPTVGIGAGNTTTGQVLVWQDMAGLRGGKMAKFVKQYADLRTSLSNAAKAYGDDVRTGQFPGPEHSF, from the coding sequence ATGGCCACAAGCAACAGTTCCGATTCCAGCATGTCCGCTGAAGTACCTGCTCCCTACGGCAACGGGCCCGCCAATGCGCCCGCAACGCCGTCGGACACCGCCAAAAAGCCCGTGGCACGAATCCGGACCCACCACCTGCAGCAGGCCAAAGACAAAGGTGAACACTTTGCCATGCTGACAGCTTACGAACAGTACACGGCAGAGATCTTCGACGAAGCGGGCATCGAGGTGCTCCTCGTGGGCGACTCCGCGTCGAACAACGTCTTCGGTAACGAAACCAGCCTTCCCGTCACCGTGGACGAGCTCCTTCCGCTGTGCCGGGCCGTGGCGCGGTCGGCCAAACGGGCGCTTGTGGTCGCGGACCTTCCGTTCGGAAGCTATGAGGTTTCAGCCGAGCAGGCCGTGGCCACCGGAGTCCGCTTCCTGAAGGAAGGACTCGCCCATGCCGTGAAGATTGAAGGCGGCAAGTTCTACGCTGACACCGTCCGGGCCATGGTCCAGGCCGGCATTCCGGTGATGGCGCACATCGGCTTCACCCCGCAGAGCGAGCATTCCCTGGGCGGCTACCGGGTCCAGGGCCGGGGCGATGATGCGCAGAGGCTGATCGATGACGCGGTCGCACTCGCCGAGGCCGGCGCCTTCAGCGTCCTGATGGAAATGGTTCCGGCCGCCACGGCTGCGGCCGTTGACGCCGCCATTGCAGTTCCCACCGTGGGCATCGGCGCGGGTAACACCACAACCGGCCAGGTCCTGGTGTGGCAGGACATGGCGGGACTACGCGGCGGCAAAATGGCCAAATTCGTCAAACAGTATGCTGACCTGCGAACGTCGCTGAGCAACGCGGCCAAGGCCTACGGTGACGACGTCCGGACGGGCCAGTTCCCCGGCCCCGAGCATTCGTTCTAG
- a CDS encoding SDR family oxidoreductase: protein MTASAGGVALVTGASRGIGAAIALRAARAGYAVLVNYSADSAGAASIVQEIRDDGGTALAHQADVSDPEAVGSMFDQAATLGAVTAVINNAGITGNLIGNLSDVPPATVRRVMDVNVSGLIYVCQEAVRRLSTATGGPGGSIVNISSTATKAGSPGTWAHYAASKGAVDVLTVGLASEVAAQGIRVNCVAPGSTNTGLHAAAGMPDRVERLNPTIPMGRGAEPDEVAAAVLWLLSRDAGYITGAVVPVAGGR from the coding sequence ATGACTGCCTCAGCGGGGGGCGTTGCCCTGGTCACCGGGGCCAGCCGTGGAATCGGCGCCGCCATCGCCCTCCGCGCGGCACGGGCCGGTTACGCCGTCCTGGTCAACTATTCCGCGGACTCCGCCGGAGCTGCATCCATAGTGCAGGAAATTCGGGATGACGGCGGCACGGCGCTGGCGCACCAGGCAGACGTCAGCGATCCGGAAGCGGTTGGATCAATGTTCGACCAGGCGGCTACTTTGGGCGCCGTCACGGCTGTGATCAACAATGCGGGGATTACGGGCAACCTGATCGGCAACCTCTCGGACGTTCCTCCGGCAACTGTCCGACGAGTCATGGACGTCAACGTGTCAGGGCTGATCTATGTCTGCCAGGAAGCGGTGCGGCGGCTCAGCACAGCCACTGGCGGACCCGGCGGATCCATCGTCAACATTTCTTCCACCGCGACGAAGGCCGGGTCGCCGGGCACCTGGGCGCATTACGCAGCGTCGAAGGGTGCTGTTGATGTACTCACGGTGGGGCTTGCCTCGGAAGTCGCTGCGCAGGGAATCCGGGTCAACTGCGTCGCCCCCGGGAGCACCAACACCGGCCTGCACGCAGCAGCGGGAATGCCCGACCGGGTGGAGCGCCTGAATCCGACCATCCCCATGGGCCGGGGCGCCGAACCTGACGAGGTTGCGGCTGCGGTGCTGTGGCTGCTGTCCCGTGACGCCGGCTACATTACCGGAGCCGTAGTCCCAGTGGCCGGAGGCCGCTGA
- the ppgK gene encoding polyphosphate--glucose phosphotransferase, translating to MAKKDDKSTKNAPLIGIDIGGTGIKGGIVDLKKGKLVGDRFRVPTPQPATPESVAETVAAVVAELDARPDAPSPDSPIGVTFPGIIQHGVVHSAANVDKSWLNTDIDTLLTKRLGRPVEVINDADAAGLAEARYGAGAGVSGTVLVITLGTGIGSAFIFNGKLVPNAELGHLEIDGFDAESKASAVARERDGLSWTEYSVLLQRYFSHVEFLFSPELFIVGGGISKRADEYLPHMKLRTKIVPAELKNDAGIVGAAIEVALTHKLAK from the coding sequence TTGGCCAAGAAGGACGACAAGTCAACCAAGAACGCCCCGCTGATCGGAATCGACATCGGCGGAACCGGAATCAAGGGCGGCATTGTCGACCTCAAAAAGGGCAAACTCGTGGGCGACCGCTTCCGCGTTCCGACGCCGCAGCCCGCGACGCCGGAGTCGGTTGCCGAAACGGTCGCAGCGGTGGTCGCTGAGCTCGACGCCCGGCCGGACGCGCCGTCCCCCGATTCGCCGATCGGCGTAACGTTCCCCGGCATCATCCAGCACGGTGTGGTTCATTCCGCAGCCAACGTCGATAAGTCCTGGCTCAACACGGATATTGACACGCTGCTGACCAAGCGCCTGGGCCGCCCGGTGGAGGTCATCAACGACGCCGACGCCGCGGGTCTCGCCGAAGCCCGCTACGGAGCGGGAGCGGGTGTCTCCGGGACCGTCCTCGTGATTACCCTTGGGACGGGCATTGGCTCGGCCTTCATCTTCAACGGCAAGCTGGTCCCGAACGCCGAACTCGGACACCTCGAGATCGACGGTTTTGACGCCGAGAGCAAGGCCTCCGCCGTGGCACGTGAACGCGACGGCCTAAGCTGGACCGAGTACAGCGTGCTGCTCCAGCGCTACTTCTCGCATGTTGAATTCCTGTTCTCCCCCGAACTGTTCATCGTCGGCGGCGGCATCTCCAAGCGGGCCGACGAGTACCTGCCGCACATGAAGCTGCGCACGAAGATCGTCCCGGCCGAGCTCAAGAACGACGCCGGCATTGTGGGCGCCGCCATCGAAGTTGCACTGACGCACAAACTGGCCAAGTAG
- the hisD gene encoding histidinol dehydrogenase: protein MTISPDSPVQTTAPAINYRTIDLRGQRLSLAGLRAAVPRARHQTMADAEQKVTDIITAVRSRGFAALSEFARTFDGVEQAHPRVPGAALRAALEELDPAVRAALEESISRARKFADSQRPANVDVELGEGAVVSQNWVPVGRVGLYVPGGLAVYPSSVIMNVVPALAAGVASIALASPPQKNFGGLPHPTILAAAALLGIDEVYAIGGAQAIAAFAYGVPADDAEAALDPVDVVTGPGNIFVATAKRLVKGVVGIDSEAGTTEIAILADRTARPSLVAADLISQAEHDPKAASVLITDSEDLAGAVRAELAVQAALTKHSERVREALSGPQSGVVLVDDLEQGIAACDAYAAEHLEIMTADAPAVAARIRNAGAIFVGDYSPVSLGDYCAGSNHVLPTSGTAAFSSGLNVTTFLRAIQVVNYSKPALQKVSGHIVSLAGAEDLPAHGEAVTARFAGTE, encoded by the coding sequence GTGACCATTTCTCCGGACAGCCCCGTACAGACCACAGCCCCGGCCATCAACTACCGCACCATTGACCTGCGCGGTCAGCGGCTCTCGCTCGCCGGACTCCGGGCGGCTGTCCCGCGTGCCCGGCACCAGACCATGGCGGACGCCGAGCAGAAGGTCACCGACATCATTACCGCGGTCCGGTCCCGGGGCTTCGCCGCCCTGAGTGAGTTCGCAAGAACGTTCGACGGCGTCGAGCAGGCACACCCGCGTGTGCCGGGCGCCGCGCTGCGCGCGGCGCTGGAGGAGCTGGACCCGGCAGTGCGGGCGGCCCTCGAAGAATCGATCAGCAGGGCGCGCAAGTTCGCAGACAGCCAGCGGCCGGCAAACGTCGACGTCGAACTGGGCGAGGGCGCCGTCGTTAGCCAGAACTGGGTGCCGGTTGGTCGCGTGGGGCTGTATGTGCCCGGCGGACTGGCTGTCTACCCGTCGTCGGTCATCATGAACGTCGTCCCGGCGCTGGCGGCCGGCGTTGCCTCCATTGCCCTGGCTTCTCCTCCCCAGAAAAACTTCGGGGGGCTCCCGCACCCCACCATCCTTGCCGCGGCGGCGCTGCTTGGCATTGATGAGGTTTACGCCATCGGGGGCGCACAGGCCATCGCGGCCTTTGCCTACGGTGTTCCCGCTGACGACGCGGAGGCAGCCCTGGATCCGGTGGACGTAGTGACCGGGCCGGGCAACATCTTTGTTGCCACGGCCAAACGGCTGGTCAAAGGTGTTGTCGGCATCGATTCCGAGGCCGGCACCACGGAAATCGCCATCCTTGCGGACAGGACCGCCCGCCCGTCGCTGGTGGCGGCCGACCTCATCAGCCAGGCCGAACACGATCCGAAGGCCGCCTCGGTCCTCATCACCGACTCAGAGGATCTTGCCGGGGCCGTCCGCGCCGAGCTCGCCGTGCAGGCTGCGTTGACCAAGCATTCCGAACGTGTACGGGAAGCCTTGTCCGGCCCGCAGTCCGGCGTGGTGCTCGTGGACGACCTTGAGCAGGGAATCGCGGCCTGTGATGCCTACGCCGCGGAGCACCTTGAAATCATGACGGCGGATGCCCCGGCTGTGGCTGCCCGTATCCGCAACGCTGGAGCGATCTTCGTGGGGGACTACAGCCCCGTCAGCCTGGGGGACTACTGTGCAGGGTCCAACCACGTGCTGCCGACGAGCGGCACGGCTGCTTTCTCTTCCGGCCTTAATGTCACCACGTTCCTTCGTGCCATCCAGGTGGTCAACTACAGCAAGCCGGCCCTCCAGAAGGTCAGCGGGCACATCGTCAGCCTCGCGGGCGCAGAGGACCTGCCGGCCCACGGCGAGGCCGTGACGGCGAGGTTCGCCGGAACGGAATAA
- a CDS encoding bifunctional [glutamine synthetase] adenylyltransferase/[glutamine synthetase]-adenylyl-L-tyrosine phosphorylase: MSLARRLISAGFSDLEKGERFLAARELEGIDQEALFAGFHLAANPDTALQSLVRLIEKHPDLRKLAAADIDTSEPLYRVLGASEALGEFLIRHPEHLDAFDVVASPEPVAADAGELRSRLLRSVQADPKARRPVAGLSGPEAYVALRTAYRRGVVDLAVKDLCAADPLDFMPAAGAELADLAGAAIEAALAVSRTEAGEQFDAAEVADIGLAVIGMGKCGARELNYISDVDVIYVIEADGLDDARANTIGTALATGISRAIMSIGREPGLWEVDANLRPEGKSGPLVRTLASHQSYYARWAESWEFQALLKARTIAGDAELGARYEAAVLPLIWGSANREGFVESVQAMRRRVTDNIPADEEQRQIKLGRGGLRDIEFTVQLLQLVHGKADESLRHRDTTSAIAALSAGGYIGRTDAAEFDHAYRYLRLLEHRIQLFQLRRTHLMPVREDALRALAKAVLGPFARERPHPDALLAAWQKTKRSVRELHERIFYRPLLNTAAKLSSEEARLTPEAAQGRLAALGYLDPRGAMRHIEALTAGVSRRAALQRQLLPILLGWLADGVDPDAGLLGFRRVSEALGTTHWYLGMLRDSTAAAERLCHVLSNSRLMADLLEVSPESVAWLGTDKDLAPLEFEAQWLEITSKMSRHEDPESAMRLIRLIRRREILRIAIADSAGLLDQDQVGAALADTDRAAVLGALRVAEGIVAASGPLKTRVLVVAMGRQGGREIGYGSDADVMYVHRGLPGVSDEEAQNQAAQIVGHISNLLTQPLKPAILAERVLTVDADLRPEGKSGAMVRSLESYAEYYRRWSLVWEAQALLRALPIAGDDDLAADFVQLIDPIRYPAELSEKDVREIRRVKARVEAERLPRGADPARHLKLGRGGLSDVEWLVQLLQLQHAGQHPELRTTSTVPALEAAASLGFLEPDEAELLLKAWRLASRIRSANVIWTGRASDLLPSSRRDLEAVARWCGYQPGNAAALEEDYLRISRQARAVFDRVFYGQ; this comes from the coding sequence GTGAGCCTTGCCCGTCGCCTGATCTCCGCCGGTTTCAGTGACCTGGAAAAGGGGGAGCGGTTCCTGGCTGCCCGGGAACTGGAAGGCATCGACCAGGAGGCGCTCTTCGCGGGCTTCCACCTTGCCGCCAACCCCGACACCGCGCTGCAGTCGCTGGTCCGGCTGATCGAAAAGCATCCCGATCTTCGGAAGCTCGCTGCCGCAGACATCGACACGAGCGAGCCGCTCTACCGGGTCCTGGGCGCCTCAGAGGCTTTGGGTGAATTCCTGATCCGCCACCCGGAGCACCTTGACGCCTTCGACGTGGTCGCGAGCCCGGAACCGGTCGCGGCGGATGCCGGGGAGCTAAGGTCGCGGCTTCTGCGGTCCGTGCAGGCAGACCCGAAGGCGCGCAGGCCGGTGGCCGGGTTGTCCGGTCCCGAGGCCTATGTGGCGCTTCGCACCGCCTACCGCAGGGGCGTAGTGGACCTGGCGGTCAAAGATCTGTGTGCCGCCGATCCGCTGGACTTTATGCCCGCTGCCGGCGCCGAACTGGCCGACCTCGCCGGTGCGGCCATCGAAGCGGCCCTGGCGGTATCCCGGACCGAAGCAGGCGAGCAGTTCGATGCGGCGGAGGTCGCCGACATCGGGCTGGCCGTCATCGGCATGGGCAAATGCGGTGCACGCGAACTCAACTACATTTCCGACGTCGACGTCATTTACGTGATCGAGGCAGACGGACTCGACGACGCCCGTGCCAACACCATCGGTACTGCCCTTGCTACAGGGATTTCGAGGGCCATCATGTCCATTGGCCGGGAGCCCGGCCTTTGGGAGGTGGATGCCAACCTGCGGCCCGAAGGCAAGTCCGGTCCGCTGGTGCGGACCCTGGCGTCCCATCAGAGCTACTACGCCCGCTGGGCCGAGAGCTGGGAGTTCCAGGCGCTCCTGAAAGCGCGGACCATTGCCGGGGATGCGGAGCTGGGTGCCCGGTACGAGGCCGCGGTGCTACCCCTGATCTGGGGTTCGGCAAACAGGGAAGGTTTCGTGGAATCCGTACAGGCTATGCGCCGGCGGGTCACGGACAACATCCCGGCGGATGAGGAGCAGCGCCAGATCAAACTGGGCCGCGGCGGCCTGCGCGATATCGAATTCACGGTTCAACTGCTGCAGCTGGTGCACGGCAAGGCCGACGAATCCCTTCGTCACCGGGACACAACATCGGCCATAGCCGCCCTCTCCGCCGGCGGCTACATCGGACGGACGGACGCCGCCGAATTCGACCACGCCTACCGTTATCTGCGGCTCCTGGAGCACCGGATCCAGCTCTTCCAGCTGCGCCGCACCCACCTGATGCCGGTGCGGGAAGACGCGCTCCGCGCCCTCGCGAAGGCCGTGCTTGGCCCGTTCGCCCGTGAACGCCCGCACCCCGATGCCCTGCTGGCCGCCTGGCAGAAGACCAAACGCTCTGTGCGAGAACTGCACGAGCGCATTTTTTACCGCCCGCTGCTGAACACCGCCGCCAAGCTGAGCAGCGAGGAAGCCCGGCTGACACCGGAGGCCGCCCAGGGCCGCCTGGCCGCCCTCGGTTACCTGGACCCCCGGGGCGCCATGCGGCACATCGAGGCCCTCACCGCCGGCGTCAGCCGGCGCGCGGCGCTGCAGCGCCAGCTCCTGCCCATCCTGCTCGGGTGGCTCGCGGACGGTGTGGACCCCGACGCCGGGCTGCTGGGTTTCCGCCGCGTCAGCGAGGCACTGGGAACAACGCACTGGTATCTGGGGATGCTACGGGACTCGACGGCCGCCGCCGAGCGGCTGTGCCATGTGCTCTCCAACTCCCGGCTGATGGCCGACCTCCTGGAGGTCTCCCCGGAATCGGTCGCCTGGCTGGGGACCGACAAGGACCTGGCCCCGCTGGAATTTGAAGCCCAGTGGCTGGAAATCACGTCGAAAATGTCGCGGCATGAGGATCCGGAAAGCGCCATGCGGCTTATCCGGCTTATCCGCCGCAGGGAGATCCTCAGGATCGCCATTGCAGACAGCGCCGGCCTGCTGGACCAGGACCAGGTGGGCGCCGCCCTGGCGGACACGGACCGTGCAGCCGTGCTTGGAGCCCTCCGGGTGGCAGAGGGAATTGTCGCCGCATCGGGTCCCCTCAAGACACGCGTCCTGGTGGTGGCCATGGGGCGGCAGGGCGGCCGTGAAATCGGTTACGGCTCGGACGCGGATGTCATGTACGTCCACCGCGGCCTGCCGGGGGTCTCCGACGAAGAGGCGCAGAACCAGGCTGCGCAGATCGTGGGCCACATTTCGAATCTGCTGACGCAGCCGCTCAAGCCCGCCATCTTGGCCGAGCGGGTGCTGACGGTGGATGCCGACCTGCGGCCCGAGGGCAAGAGCGGCGCCATGGTCCGTTCCCTGGAATCCTATGCGGAGTACTACCGCCGGTGGTCGCTGGTCTGGGAAGCCCAGGCACTGCTGCGTGCACTGCCCATCGCAGGTGACGACGACCTTGCCGCGGACTTCGTACAGCTGATAGATCCCATCCGCTATCCGGCGGAACTCTCGGAGAAGGACGTGCGGGAAATCCGCCGTGTCAAAGCCAGGGTTGAAGCAGAGCGGCTGCCCCGGGGTGCAGATCCCGCCCGGCACCTCAAGCTGGGCCGCGGCGGCCTGAGCGACGTCGAGTGGCTCGTTCAACTGCTCCAGCTGCAACATGCGGGACAGCATCCGGAACTGCGGACCACGTCCACCGTGCCGGCGCTGGAAGCGGCGGCCTCCCTGGGATTCCTTGAACCGGACGAGGCCGAACTGCTGCTCAAAGCCTGGCGGCTGGCGAGCCGCATCAGGTCGGCAAACGTGATTTGGACCGGCCGCGCCTCCGACCTGCTGCCCTCCTCCCGCAGGGACCTTGAAGCCGTGGCCCGCTGGTGCGGCTACCAGCCCGGCAACGCTGCGGCGCTGGAAGAGGACTACCTGCGGATCAGCAGGCAGGCCCGTGCGGTCTTTGACCGTGTATTTTATGGCCAGTAA
- the map gene encoding type I methionyl aminopeptidase, translated as MPSLASTAPTGTLVPGTVSPQLPVPASIPRPEYVGKPGPEKFTGSEVKSAETIEKIRIASRIAAQAIVEVGRHIEPGVTTDQLDRIGHEFLLDHQAYPSTLGYRGFPKSLCSSLNEVICHGIPDSTVVQDGDILNIDITAFIGGVHGDTNFTFLVGDVDEESRLLVERTRESLNRAIKAVAPGREINVIGRAIQSYAKRFGYGVVRDFTGHGVGEAFHTGLIIPHYDAAPAYNTVMETGMVFTIEPMLTLGTVEWDMWADDWTVVTRDRKRTAQFEHTLLVTESGAEILTLP; from the coding sequence ATGCCTTCTCTTGCCTCGACTGCACCCACCGGCACCCTGGTCCCCGGAACCGTCAGCCCGCAGCTGCCTGTCCCGGCGTCAATTCCCCGCCCCGAGTATGTGGGCAAGCCGGGTCCGGAGAAGTTCACCGGCTCGGAGGTGAAATCCGCCGAGACCATCGAGAAGATCAGGATCGCCAGCAGGATCGCGGCCCAGGCAATCGTTGAGGTCGGCAGGCACATCGAGCCCGGCGTTACAACGGACCAGCTGGACAGGATCGGGCACGAGTTCCTGCTCGACCACCAGGCGTACCCGTCGACCTTGGGTTACCGGGGCTTCCCGAAATCCCTGTGCTCCTCGCTGAACGAAGTGATCTGCCATGGAATACCGGACAGCACGGTGGTCCAGGACGGCGACATCCTGAACATCGACATCACCGCCTTCATCGGGGGTGTGCACGGCGACACAAACTTCACGTTCCTGGTGGGTGACGTCGATGAAGAGTCGCGGCTCCTCGTGGAGCGCACCAGGGAATCCCTGAACCGTGCCATCAAGGCCGTGGCCCCCGGACGTGAAATCAACGTGATCGGCCGCGCCATCCAGTCCTACGCCAAGCGCTTCGGCTACGGCGTGGTCCGGGATTTCACCGGCCACGGTGTTGGCGAGGCTTTCCACACCGGCTTGATCATTCCGCATTATGATGCCGCTCCCGCCTACAACACGGTCATGGAAACGGGCATGGTGTTCACCATTGAACCGATGTTGACCCTCGGTACGGTTGAGTGGGACATGTGGGCTGATGACTGGACCGTGGTGACGCGTGACCGCAAGCGCACTGCCCAATTCGAGCACACCCTGCTCGTTACCGAGTCCGGCGCAGAAATCCTTACCCTGCCCTGA
- the glnA gene encoding type I glutamate--ammonia ligase has translation MDRQQEFVLRTIEERDVRFVRLWFTDVVGSLKSVALAPAEVEGAFEEGLGFDGSAIEGLARVFESDMLAQPDPSTFQILPWRGETEQTSRMYCDILTPDGEPSAADPRNVLKRTLAKAADMGFTCYTHPEIEFYLLKSQEPGPDGSPVPVDEGGYFDHVPGGVAQDFRRTAVTMLESVGISVEFSHHEAGPGQNEIDLRYADALQTADNIMTFRTVIKEVALQQGTYATFMPKPFTAHPGSGMHTHFSLFEGDTNAFYEAGAEFQLSKTAKQFIAGILKHAPEFTAVTNQFVNSYKRLWGGGEAPSYLSWGHNNRSALVRVPLYKPGKGQSARIEYRGIDSAANPYLAYAVLLGAGLKGIEEGYEIPAAAEDDIWSLSSAERRAMGHDPLPASLHDAIRAMEDSELMPQILGEQVFEYFLRNKRAEWQDYRLQVTPYELQRNLGIL, from the coding sequence ATGGACCGCCAGCAAGAGTTTGTCCTGCGGACGATCGAAGAGCGAGATGTACGGTTCGTGCGTCTGTGGTTCACGGATGTCGTGGGTTCACTCAAGTCTGTTGCGCTTGCCCCCGCCGAAGTCGAGGGTGCCTTCGAAGAAGGCCTGGGCTTCGACGGTTCCGCGATCGAGGGCTTGGCCCGCGTGTTCGAATCGGACATGCTGGCGCAGCCGGACCCGTCCACCTTCCAGATCCTGCCGTGGCGTGGGGAAACCGAACAGACGTCGCGCATGTACTGCGACATTCTGACGCCCGACGGCGAACCCTCCGCGGCGGACCCCCGTAACGTCCTGAAGCGCACCCTCGCCAAAGCAGCCGACATGGGCTTCACCTGCTACACCCACCCCGAAATCGAGTTCTACCTGCTGAAGTCGCAGGAGCCGGGCCCGGATGGCTCGCCCGTCCCTGTCGACGAGGGCGGCTACTTCGACCACGTCCCCGGCGGCGTCGCACAGGATTTCCGCCGCACCGCCGTCACCATGCTCGAATCCGTAGGGATCTCCGTCGAATTCAGCCACCACGAAGCCGGTCCGGGCCAGAACGAGATCGATCTCCGTTACGCGGATGCCCTGCAGACCGCGGACAACATCATGACTTTCCGCACCGTCATCAAGGAAGTGGCGCTGCAGCAGGGCACCTACGCCACGTTTATGCCCAAGCCGTTCACAGCCCACCCGGGCTCGGGCATGCACACCCACTTCTCGCTGTTCGAGGGCGATACGAACGCCTTCTACGAAGCCGGTGCCGAATTCCAGCTGTCCAAAACGGCCAAACAGTTCATCGCGGGCATCCTCAAGCACGCCCCCGAATTCACGGCCGTGACCAACCAGTTCGTGAACTCGTACAAGCGGCTGTGGGGCGGCGGCGAAGCGCCGAGTTACCTGAGCTGGGGCCACAACAACCGATCCGCGCTGGTGCGCGTCCCGCTGTACAAGCCGGGCAAGGGCCAGTCCGCGCGCATTGAATACCGCGGCATCGATTCCGCGGCCAACCCCTACCTCGCCTATGCGGTGCTGCTGGGAGCCGGGCTCAAGGGCATCGAAGAGGGCTATGAGATTCCTGCCGCCGCCGAGGACGATATCTGGTCACTGAGCTCGGCCGAGCGCCGCGCCATGGGACACGATCCGCTGCCCGCCAGCCTGCATGACGCGATCAGGGCCATGGAGGATTCCGAACTCATGCCGCAGATCCTCGGTGAGCAGGTCTTCGAGTACTTCCTGCGCAACAAGCGCGCCGAATGGCAGGACTACCGTCTCCAGGTGACGCCCTACGAGCTGCAGCGCAATCTCGGCATTTTGTAA